A window of the Cucurbita pepo subsp. pepo cultivar mu-cu-16 chromosome LG01, ASM280686v2, whole genome shotgun sequence genome harbors these coding sequences:
- the LOC111800578 gene encoding receptor protein kinase TMK1-like: protein MREPHSGFGVFLFVFVFCILFLGSSVYGQPAAGGGGDGSVMNLLRTSIGAPSSLGWTGSDYCQWQYVNCDSQNRVLKIQIGNQKLKGSLPKELFNLSALVQLEVQGNQLSGPFPNLPDSLQILLAHDNLFTSMPADFFANKSALQSIYIDNNPFAAWTIPDNIRESSGLQEFSANSANITGVIPGFFDGTTFPTLTSLHLAGNFLEGGLPASFASSSIQSLWLNGQQSSSKLNGSIAVLQNMTNLLEIWLNMNQFSGPLPDFSNLQGLQNLSLRDNQLTGIVPSSLINLKSLVIVNLTNNMLQGPIPAFNPNVHLDMSPGSNNFCSNSPGEPCNPLVTALLSVAQSMGFPTAFAQGWVGNDPCNNFKGVMCTGNPGNITVINFRNMDLVGTISPSFSLLTSVQKLLLSNNSLSGTIPTELVTMPNLTELDVSNNKLYGKVPGFRTNVIVNTQGNPDIGKDSPSAPTGKSPSGTGSGEVSDKVHKRSNTGVVVGSIVGVLVVLLIVGTVIFFYMRNKRHGSRVPSPNTVVVHPSHSGDQNSVKITLTQARVDAPETSSPPAGPSDVHVVEAGNLVISIQVLRNVTNNFSPENILGKGGFGTVYKGELHDGTKIAVKRMESGVIGEKGLNEFKAEIAVLTKVRHRNLVALLGYCLDGNERLLVYEYMPQGTLSRFLFNWKEEGLKPFEWQRRLIVALDVARGVEYLHSLAHQSFIHRDLKPSNILLGDDLRAKVADFGLVRLAPEGKASVETRLAGTFGYLAPEYAVTGRVTTKVDVYSFGVILMEMISGRKALDDSQPEESLHLVTWFRRMYINKEVFPKAIDPSIDIDEETLGSITTVADLAGHCCAREPFQRPDMSHVVNVLSSLVDVWKPTEPSSEEQFAIDLEMSLPQALKKWQAFEGDSGTDMSSSSFLPSRDNTQTSIPNRPSGFVTSFTSADAR, encoded by the exons atgagggaACCCCATTCGGGTTTTGGGGTGTTCCTTTTTGTGTTCGTGTTCTGTATCCTGTTTCTGGGTTCCTCTGTTTACGGCCAGCCGGCTGCCggcggtggtggtgatggGTCAGTGATGAATCTCTTGAGGACTAGTATTGGAGCCCCGAGTTCTCTTGGGTGGACTGGTTCGGATTACTGTCAATGGCAGTATGTGAATTGCGATTCTCAGAATCGAGTGCTGAAAATCCAAATTGGAAACCAAAAACTCAAGGGATCACTTCCAAAGGAGCTCTTCAACCTCTCGGCGTTAGTACAATTAGAGGTGCAGGGCAACCAGCTGAGTGGGCCGTTTCCTAATCTTCCTGATTCACTGCAAATACTTCTTGCGCATGATAATCTTTTCACTTCCATGCCGGCTGATTTCTTCGCCAATAAGTCGGCGCTGCAATCGATATACATCGACAACAATCCCTTCGCGGCCTGGACAATCCCTGATAACATTCGAGAGTCTTCTGGGCTACAGGAATTTTCAGCAAATAGCGCTAATATAACTGGTGTAATCCCTGGATTTTTCGATGGCACTACATTTCCGACTCTTACAAGCTTGCATTTGGCGGGTAATTTTCTTGAAGGTGGATTACCAGCGAGCTTTGCGAGTTCTTCCATTCAGTCACTTTGGTTAAATGGACAACAGAGTAGTTCTAAGTTAAACGGTTCCATTGCCGTACTGCAAAACATGACAAATTTACTGGAGATTTGGTTGAATATGAACCAATTTTCAGGTCCTTTGCCGGATTTCTCAAACCTTCAGGGATTACAGAACTTGAGTTTGAGGGATAATCAGCTTACGGGTATTGTTCCTTCATCCttgataaatttgaaatcCCTTGTGATTGTGAATTTGACGAATAATATGCTTCAAGGACCCATCCCTGCATTTAATCCTAATGTTCATCTGGACATGAGTCCTGGATCCAACAATTTTTGCTCGAATTCTCCGGGTGAACCTTGTAATCCCCTTGTGACTGCTTTGTTATCGGTTGCACAGTCAATGGGTTTTCCAACAGCATTTGCACAGGGCTGGGTAGGCAATGATCCTTGTAATAATTTCAAGGGCGTTATGTGTACTGGCAACCCTGGAAACATAACTGTTATTAACTTTAGAAATATGGACCTTGTGGGCACTATTTCGCCTAGCTTTTCATTGCTTACATCTGTGCAAAAGCTGCTTCTCTCTAATAATTCTCTTTCTGGCACAATACCAACAGAGCTTGTTACTATGCCTAATCTTACAGAATTAGATGTCTCCAATAATAAGCTTTATGGTAAAGTGCCTGGTTTTAGGACAAATGTGATTGTGAACACGCAGGGGAACCCAGATATTGGGAAGGATAGCCCCAGTGCTCCTACTGGGAAATCACCCTCTGGTACCGGTTCGGGTGAGGTATCTGATAAAGTTCATAAGAGAAGTAATACCGGGGTGGTTGTTGGTTCCATAGTTggtgttcttgttgttctaCTAATAGTTGGGACTgtgattttcttttacatgAGAAATAAGAGACATGGTAGTAGAGTGCCGAGTCCAAATACAGTGGTGGTACATCCTAGTCATTCTGGAGACCAAAATTCAGTGAAGATTACACTTACGCAGGCTAGAGTCGATGCGCCTGAAACCAGCAGCCCTCCTGCTGGACCTAGTGATGTCCATGTGGTTGAGGCAGGTAACCTGGTTATCTCGATTCAAGTTTTAAGGAAtgtaacaaataattttagcCCCGAGAATATATTGGGGAAAGGGGGTTTTGGAACTGTTTACAAGGGGGAATTGCACGATGGTACGAAGATTGCTGTGAAGAGAATGGAGTCTGGAGTCATTGGTGAGAAGGGTTTGAATGAATTCAAGGCTGAGATTGCTGTTCTTACTAAGGTTCGGCATCGAAATTTGGTTGCGCTTCTTGGATATTGCTTGGATGGGAATGAGAGGCTTCTAGTTTATGAGTACATGCCCCAGGGGACTCTTAGCAGGTTTTTATTTAACTGGAAAGAAGAAGGGCTTAAACCCTTTGAATGGCAAAGAAGGCTTATTGTTGCCTTGGATGTAGCCAGGGGTGTTGAGTATTTGCATAGTTTAGCACATCAAAGCTTTATCCATCGTGATCTTAAACCATCGAACATTCTTCTCGGAGATGATTTGCGGGCTAAAGTAGCTGACTTTGGATTGGTTCGTCTTGCTCCTGAAGGGAAAGCGTCGGTCGAAACAAGACTTGCAGGAACATTTGGTTATCTTGCCCCAGAATATGCAG TAACTGGACGAGTTACGACCAAGGTCGACGTTTATAGCTTCGGGGTGATCCTGATGGAGATGATATCTGGTAGAAAAGCACTCGACGATAGTCAGCCAGAAGAGAGCTTGCACCTCGTGACATGGTTCCGCAGAATGTACATTAACAAGGAAGTTTTTCCAAAGGCCATAGACCCTTCAATCGACATAGACGAGGAGACCCTTGGCAGCATCACCACTGTTGCAGACTTGGCTGGTCATTGCTGTGCAAGGGAGCCATTCCAGCGGCCCGACATGAGTCATGTAGTCAACGTGCTTTCGTCTCTAGTTGATGTCTGGAAGCCAACAGAACCATCATCTGAAGAGCAGTTTGCAATTGATTTGGAGATGTCATTGCCACAGGCGCTTAAGAAATGGCAGGCATTCGAAGGAGATAGCGGTACGGATATGTCTTCATCATCATTCCTTCCAAGTAGAGACAACACACAAACCAGCATCCCGAACCGCCCATCTGGTTTTGTAACTTCGTTTACGTCTGCCGATGCACGGTGA